GTTTTATTAAAAATGAAAGGCGCTGATTATTAAAGACGGATACTCCGTTAGATGATAAATGTGCGACTAAGTTGAGAGCAGTTTACTAGAGGAATAAGAATCAAGCAACTGCATAAAGAAAGTGATTTTCTGTTTTTCTGGTGATTACCTTCAATAATAGTCAACTCTTACCTTTTGCTTTTCAGTCTAAAAGAAGATACTTGTAATTTATGCTTTAAAAAGCCTTGACAAAATATCAGCCTATGATTTTACAGAGTATTTAACAGAGTAGATCAATCAATTTTTACTCTACAAAATAGGCTGTATCTGAAACAAAAGGGATAGGTGAAACCTACCCCCCGTAATGCAATGCTGCTTGTGATCAAGCAAGTCCAGACTAGTATTCTTTGAAAATCTGTAGGAGCTGATTCATCAAATGGGAATCATGCGAATCGACCTAAAAGATTTTCTAATGTCTGGCATAAGATAAACTTTTCAAAGCAGTAGAGCGCGATCGCACCTTCACCCAATGCTTAGTTGCTATGCTCTCTACTGCTATAACCAATCACTGCAATTTTGTGGCGATAAACCAGCTCAGCTCCGTACCAGCCAGACAGACCCAACAGAGCTGCCACAATGGTTGAAATAATGATCCCCGTGGGCAAAATGGCACCTGTAGTATTGCCCCAACGTAGCGCAAAGTTCGCGATCGAGAGTAATAGTACTGCCACGTTCAAGGACATGTGCGCCCAACCTGCTGTACGCTTACGGACTCGCTCAATCTTCAAGAAGTCCATCATTCCAGTGATTGCAGCAACTACCCCTGAGACTAAGCCAACTGCCAGTAACCAAAAAGAAGCTCTAGCCCAGAAAGCATCCTTGGTCAACCAATAACCTAGATCGGTTCCTGCTGCCAGTACTAAGACCGCAATGGGAAAAGTCACGATTAAAGGATGCAAAGGATGACCCGCGATCGCTACAGTACTGACGATGCCGTTATCACGGTAATCACTCTCTTCACTTTCAATTACAGGGGGAATATTGGGGGTCTGTACCATCGTCCGTCTCCTTGAGTGAGTTCAACTGCTAATGATCAAAACTCAGCGTCTAACCGGGTTTAACTAGGGATATCCGACTCGTACGAACAGGTTACAGACCACACCGTTTAGTAGCAGTGCGATCTGTAACCAAGTTCAATGATTTAGCTATCTCCGGAAGGAAATTGCTCCACATGAGCATTCGCTTCCAAGACTAAGCGTCCCTCTTGCGCATCTAACTGCTTCACTTGGAGGGTCATCCCCTCAAGCTCGAAGTTGCGTAGATCTAAGAGAGAACTGGCTTGTTCTAGCAGAGCATTGCTCAATTCTGGTGACAGCCCTTCTCCTTCGGAATACTGCACATCTTCTAGCGCAATGCGCTGGCCCCCATCAACGACCTTGGGAGTGGCGGTAAAAGCAACTTGCTTGACTTCACCGGAGTTTTGCAGCTTAATCGTGGCGCTGATGGCAAACTTACCGTCCCCAGGTAAGCAAAACCCAACTTGCTGAGCGTCTACAGTTGTTTGTTGACCATCAATGGTAACAGGTAGGTTCTGTAGCTTCTCACGAATAAAATCTGAGTTGAAGGCTCGGTTCATGTCTTCTGCGGTCAAAACCACATGAGCCTCTGCCTCAGTCGGTCGCTGTAGCTCAACTTTGCCAAAGGCAATGCTGAGAGGATTGATGGCAATGCTGCCAGTTTTGATCTGCATTTCTTCCATGCGCAGATCTTTCTGCATCACCATCCCTTTGCCTTCGATTTCCACTGAATCGACTTGTCCCTGCATGGCCTTTAGGGGATCAGTGCGAATATCAACATTAATATCTTCTACTTCATCAAGTTGGCTAGAAATACCTGCTTCTGCCACCTTGCTAATGGCTTGTTCTCCCAGATCTGGCATATTTAAGTGCTGCTTTAAAAATTTCGGAGTGTTCGCACTTACTCTAGGCCATCCCCTCAAATCGATGTATCTACACCACGATAGAGAGCCGGGATCAGGCTGTATCTACCTTGCGATTACCGAACTGGCAGGGCCGTATCTGTCACACCTTGAATCTCTGATTCGTTCAGTAAAATAGTGGCTTCAGCCCCAATACGACCCATCTCTGGTTCAGGCCCCAGCTCCATTTCTATGACATAAATCCAAGTCTGGGCGTAAGGCTGGCGGTATTTGATAGTGCCACAACCCCCAACAAAACAGACCCCCTGATGTGGATGAAATCGAGGCTGCGTGGCTGTTGTATTGGCTTGAAGGGCGATCGCCTGCTGCCACGTTGGCTCAGATGTAGAGCAATTCCGCAGATACTCTTCTTTGGTGTAAGCACCTAACGGCTGACTGCTCTGAGAAGTGCTTGATGGCGCTTCAACTTGACCAGATATTGCGCGACCAGAAATTGATAAACGGTCTGTCATAAGCTTCTTCGGTTTTTTATGATGTATTTAATTCATGTGCGTTCATGGGTGAATCTTGATGCGCAAATTTTATACGCGAACGCTGATACGCAAATCCTTGTACACAAATTGAGGGTGAATGAACCTTTATCGAACTTGGACTTGGACTGGTACTGATTGCTGCGTTGCTTGTGCAGTTGGTACTAAAGTCCACCCTGCCCGCATGAGTTTTTGGTAGGTTGCCCAACCTTTAGATCCGCCGGGAATTTTGTAGTCATTCACTGCGAGACCAGGACAGGCAGTATAGGGTTTCCAAGGTTGGCTGGGTTGAGTCCTCAAATGTAACACCTTCTCCCCATCTCCACCTGTAAGGGATAGCCAGCACATTTGACCTGACATATAGTTCTCCTTGCAAATTAGCTGTGTAGAGGGTCGTTTCTGAGCTACAACCCATTTTTGAATAGCTCCTGAATCCTGTAACGAAAAAGAGCATATTTCGGTTGTAGCGGCAATCCCTAACCAATGGGTTCCTCCGGGAGGTTTGCTTAGGGCATTAACGCTTTATATCTACAGAGATAATTTACGGTTGTGATCCACCTTACAGAGAACTCATTAAAACTGATCGTCGTGCAGAATGATGTAGTGCTTTGGATCTAGGGTGATTTTGCCCTGCTGCTGTAGTTTGCCTAGCATGCGGGTGACAGTGACTCGCGTAGTGCAGCAAGCGTTGGCTAGGTCTTCGTGAGTCAGACGGACTTGAATCCGAGTCCCATTGCTGACAGGCTGACCGACTTCTTGTTTCAGTAACTGCAAGAAATGATGCAAGCGGTCTTGCACTCGCCGTTGCCCACACACTGCCAGAAATCGTTCTGCCTGCTGGAGACGCTGGCCGACTTGTGAAAGTAAAGATTGAGCGAGTTCGGGGATTGCTGCAATGTCTTGCCAAGCAATAGAAACCAACTCGACTTCATCGGTAAGTGCTGTTGCCTGGTAAGTCTGGAGCGAGGTTAAGCCAGGGCCAAAGGGTAAGGATGGGCCTGCGATGCCAATGAACACTTCTTCTCCATTTTCCGAGAAAGTATTTAACTTCACCAAGCCTTGTTGTACTTGCCAGATAGCCTCTAACTTGCAGGGAATGAGTTCTCCTTTTACGTACTTGTGAATGGGCAGATCGGACGAACTACTGCCGTGCGTTGGTAGATAGGTCTGAGGTGCCATGCCATCTGGTAGCCGACGGATGAGCCACTGAAGACAGCAGAGTTCATCTCTAGGGCTGGTCACAATAGAGACGGTGGCTGTGACTGTGAAACCATCAGCTTCGCGAGGCTGAATGGTCAGCTTGCACTCTTGCGATCGCTCTATTTGTTGAATTTGTTGGAGTTTTTGCCGAAACGCGAGTCGGTGCTCTGACGGAATAAAGCTAAAAAGAGGTTTACTTACCAAAAACCGTTGGGCCACATTGAGGAAGGAAGCGGCTGCTCGGTTGGCTTCTTGAATGATGCCATCAAAACTGGTGATCAGGTAGATGTCAGGGGCTGAGTCGAAAACTTCTCGGTAGCGATCGCGCTCTGCGGAGAGTTGGCTTTGGAGGCGCAATAACTCTTGATTCTGCT
This region of Trichocoleus desertorum NBK24 genomic DNA includes:
- a CDS encoding DUF2231 domain-containing protein — translated: MVQTPNIPPVIESEESDYRDNGIVSTVAIAGHPLHPLIVTFPIAVLVLAAGTDLGYWLTKDAFWARASFWLLAVGLVSGVVAAITGMMDFLKIERVRKRTAGWAHMSLNVAVLLLSIANFALRWGNTTGAILPTGIIISTIVAALLGLSGWYGAELVYRHKIAVIGYSSREHSN
- a CDS encoding DUF2993 domain-containing protein, encoding MPDLGEQAISKVAEAGISSQLDEVEDINVDIRTDPLKAMQGQVDSVEIEGKGMVMQKDLRMEEMQIKTGSIAINPLSIAFGKVELQRPTEAEAHVVLTAEDMNRAFNSDFIREKLQNLPVTIDGQQTTVDAQQVGFCLPGDGKFAISATIKLQNSGEVKQVAFTATPKVVDGGQRIALEDVQYSEGEGLSPELSNALLEQASSLLDLRNFELEGMTLQVKQLDAQEGRLVLEANAHVEQFPSGDS
- a CDS encoding helix-turn-helix domain-containing protein; this translates as MTAQQPSLTTRLPLHGEKLESLLHQMSKMNGRINLLYEAANVPAPDPIELLPTAFKELGVASEELQVAIEELQQQNQELLRLQSQLSAERDRYREVFDSAPDIYLITSFDGIIQEANRAAASFLNVAQRFLVSKPLFSFIPSEHRLAFRQKLQQIQQIERSQECKLTIQPREADGFTVTATVSIVTSPRDELCCLQWLIRRLPDGMAPQTYLPTHGSSSSDLPIHKYVKGELIPCKLEAIWQVQQGLVKLNTFSENGEEVFIGIAGPSLPFGPGLTSLQTYQATALTDEVELVSIAWQDIAAIPELAQSLLSQVGQRLQQAERFLAVCGQRRVQDRLHHFLQLLKQEVGQPVSNGTRIQVRLTHEDLANACCTTRVTVTRMLGKLQQQGKITLDPKHYIILHDDQF